From a region of the Sporosarcina ureilytica genome:
- the ytxJ gene encoding bacillithiol system redox-active protein YtxJ, which yields MKELVTVEEWKEVLEKSKDKPILLLKHSTTCPISTHAYNRFEAYETDMPKYWLKVRESRPVSNEIESDLGVTHQSPQAFILNKGEQVWNASHTVIMESEINRGLEAANLK from the coding sequence ATGAAAGAATTAGTAACTGTTGAAGAGTGGAAAGAAGTGTTAGAAAAATCTAAGGACAAGCCAATCCTACTATTAAAACATAGTACGACGTGCCCGATTAGTACGCATGCCTATAACCGTTTTGAAGCGTATGAAACGGACATGCCGAAATATTGGTTAAAAGTTAGAGAAAGTCGCCCAGTTTCCAACGAGATTGAAAGTGATTTAGGCGTTACCCACCAATCCCCACAAGCATTTATTTTAAATAAAGGTGAACAAGTTTGGAACGCATCTCATACAGTCATTATGGAAAGTGAAATTAATCGAGGGCTAGAAGCAGCTAATTTAAAATAA
- a CDS encoding amidohydrolase family protein codes for MAFSAPYCNKRARFFNIGVEDRVSSIEVGKDADFVIWNGDPFNLRSTVEATYIDGNKVYQK; via the coding sequence ATGGCATTTTCTGCTCCATATTGTAACAAACGTGCGCGATTTTTTAACATCGGCGTGGAAGACAGAGTCAGCTCAATTGAAGTCGGGAAAGACGCGGACTTTGTTATTTGGAACGGGGACCCGTTTAATCTTCGTTCGACCGTGGAAGCAACTTATATTGATGGAAATAAGGTTTATCAGAAATAA
- a CDS encoding phosphatase PAP2 family protein: MKGLSKNILIVLVIIVVSGSLFMTMANLVSSGKIESFDLPIIRFVQGLEAPWLTVLFKTFTWIGSAKVVVPITIMVCFLLFFVYKHHQQAFVFAFSIVGTIALNELLKGHFKRARPEIYRIMDAGGFSFPSGHTMMAFSLYGMITYIAWRHIKTVGGRVTLLSFASFMAFMIATSRIYLGVHYPSDIVGGIAASTICVTISIVIYSACQHPRENNETESS, from the coding sequence ATGAAAGGACTATCAAAAAACATTTTAATTGTACTCGTAATTATTGTTGTGAGTGGGAGTTTATTTATGACCATGGCCAACCTCGTTAGTAGCGGAAAAATTGAAAGCTTTGATTTACCGATCATTCGATTTGTCCAAGGACTAGAGGCGCCTTGGCTAACGGTCCTTTTTAAAACATTCACTTGGATTGGTTCAGCCAAAGTCGTCGTTCCAATCACAATAATGGTCTGCTTTCTTTTATTTTTCGTTTATAAACATCACCAGCAGGCATTTGTATTCGCCTTTTCAATTGTTGGAACGATTGCTTTAAATGAATTGCTGAAAGGTCATTTTAAAAGAGCACGCCCTGAAATATATCGAATTATGGATGCCGGTGGGTTTAGTTTCCCGAGCGGTCATACGATGATGGCCTTTAGTTTATACGGAATGATTACCTATATTGCATGGCGCCATATTAAAACGGTAGGAGGTCGTGTTACTCTCCTTTCATTTGCTTCGTTTATGGCCTTTATGATTGCCACTAGCCGGATTTATCTAGGTGTTCATTATCCAAGTGATATTGTTGGTGGAATCGCAGCAAGCACAATATGTGTGACCATTAGCATCGTCATTTACAGCGCTTGCCAACATCCACGCGAAAACAACGAGACAGAATCTTCGTAG